The Epinephelus lanceolatus isolate andai-2023 chromosome 1, ASM4190304v1, whole genome shotgun sequence genome has a window encoding:
- the abhd14b gene encoding putative protein-lysine deacylase ABHD14B — MSAVKMTEGSVQVESCKASLFYRQSEPASGEVRMSVLLLHGIRFSSENWLNIGTLETLAKAGCRAVAIDLPGLGQSKSAVAPAAVGELAPAGFLKEVCEQLSLSPVVLISPSLSGMYSLPFLHQHQALVRAYIPVAPICTDKFTAEQYQSVKVPSLIVYGDQDTQLGEVSLNNLSNLANHRVVVMKGAGHPCYLDDPDTWHKALIDFLNTL; from the exons ATGTCAGCTGTTAAGATGACAGAGGGGAGTGTGCAGGTGGAGAGCTGCAAAGCCTCGTTGTTCTACAGACAGAGTGAACCTGCCTCAGGGGAAGTGAGGATGTCAGTTTTACTCCTTCACGGCATCCGTTTCTCATCAGAAAACTGGCTCAACATCGGCACTCTGGAGACTCTGGCCAAAGCAGGCTGCCGTGCTGTCGCCATCGACCTGCCAG GACTCGGTCAGTCTAAGTCAGCCGTGGCCCCGGCAGCGGTTGGAGAACTGGCCCCTGCAGGTTTCCTGAAAGAGGTGTGTGAGCAGCTGAGCCTGAGCCCGGTGGTGCTGATCAGCCCCTCCCTCAGCGGGATGTACTCCCTCCCCTTCCTCCACCAGCACCAGGCTCTGGTACGAGCCTACATCCCTGTAGCTCCCATCTGCACCGACAAATTTACAGCGGAGCAGTACCAGAGTGTAAAG GTCCCATCGCTGATTGTGTACGGCGACCAGGACACTCAGCTCGGAGAAGTGTCACTGAACAACCTGAGCAATCTGGCCAATCACAGGGTGGTGGTGATGAAAGGAGCCGGTCACCCCTGTTACCTGGACGACCCAGACACTTGGCACAAAGCTCTCATTGACTTCCTTAATACGCTGTGA